The following coding sequences are from one Vibrio syngnathi window:
- a CDS encoding error-prone DNA polymerase, whose amino-acid sequence MSQQYSELFCQSNYSFLEGASHAEELVLQADFLRYKALAVTDECSLAGIVKVHSAIKQHKLSLKQIVGSMFWLNEECQVILICPNREAYAELCRIITNARRRSSKGHYQLSEWDIMSAKHCFIVWLPQQKNEDAHWGQWLSQHHSGRLWIGLQRHLKQTDQQYIDYCVEMSHHHQLPITACGGVLMHNANRLPLQHSLTAIKYQKPITEVGSHLLANAERCLRSINKLSHIFKVEWLEESNRISELCEFELDSLRYEYPSELIPQGETPMSYLRMLVEKGKRARFPQGVPNDIQQIIEKELGLIDELDYPFFFLTIHDIVMFAKSQGILYQGRGSAANSVVCYCLEITSVDPRQISVLFERFISKERDEPPDIDVDFEHERREEVIQYIYKKYGRERAALAATVISYRFKSAVRDVGKALGLQETQLDYFIKNTNRRDKSLGWQAQLTQLGLQPDSLKGQQFIHLVNEIIGFPRHLSQHVGGFVISSGPLYELVPVENAAMHDRTIIQWDKDDLETLGLLKVDVLALGMLSAIRKCFDLIKRIHGRSLTIAEITRLKDDPQVYGMIQRADTVGIFQIESRAQMSMLPRLKPRTYYDLVIQIAIVRPGPIQGDMVHPFLKRRDGIEPISYPSKDVKSVLSRTLGVPIFQEQVIKLAMVAAGFTGGEADQLRRAMAAWKKNGNVFKFKNKLIEGMQNRGYETEFAEQIFKQICGFGEYGFPESHSASFAVLAYCSAWLKCYYPECFYASLLNSQPMGFYSPSQLVQDAQRHNVAILPVCVNTSQDNHIVVEHQNGLAIRLGLRQIKGLSEHGIQSILANRPRSGYRHPSQVKQLSINKKDIELLASANALHNVSGDRFQTRWALMDSASDLPLFSQVHDDIKHSLHQPSEMQNLLEDFSSVGISLNKHPITLLEETNRLGRFTHMKDLKQQRHKSMVTVVGLVTGKQSPGTAAGVTFVTLEDNTGNINVVVWGATARAQQQAYLTAKALKVQGVLEKEGEVVHVIAGKLIDITDEIVGLNTKSRDFH is encoded by the coding sequence ATGTCTCAGCAATACTCAGAGCTATTTTGCCAAAGTAATTACTCCTTCCTTGAAGGAGCTTCACACGCAGAGGAGCTTGTTTTACAGGCCGACTTCTTACGTTACAAAGCGCTCGCAGTTACTGATGAGTGCTCGCTGGCGGGCATCGTTAAGGTTCACTCAGCAATCAAGCAACATAAACTGTCGCTCAAACAAATTGTCGGGAGCATGTTTTGGTTAAATGAAGAGTGCCAAGTGATCTTGATATGCCCAAACAGAGAAGCCTATGCCGAGCTGTGTCGTATTATTACCAATGCGAGACGTCGTAGCAGTAAAGGACATTATCAACTCTCTGAGTGGGATATCATGTCGGCTAAGCACTGCTTTATTGTTTGGCTCCCTCAACAGAAAAATGAAGATGCACACTGGGGGCAATGGCTTTCTCAGCATCATTCAGGCCGGCTTTGGATCGGCTTACAACGACACCTAAAGCAAACCGATCAGCAGTACATCGACTATTGCGTCGAGATGTCACACCATCATCAACTGCCGATAACCGCTTGTGGTGGCGTGCTGATGCACAATGCTAACCGCTTACCCTTACAGCACTCACTCACTGCGATAAAATACCAAAAACCTATTACCGAAGTGGGCAGTCACTTACTCGCTAATGCCGAGCGCTGTTTACGAAGTATTAATAAGCTCTCTCATATATTCAAAGTTGAGTGGCTAGAAGAGAGCAACCGAATCTCAGAGCTGTGCGAGTTTGAGTTAGACAGCTTGCGCTACGAATACCCAAGCGAGCTGATTCCTCAAGGTGAGACACCCATGAGTTATCTACGCATGTTAGTCGAAAAAGGAAAACGAGCTCGCTTCCCGCAAGGCGTGCCTAACGACATTCAACAAATCATAGAGAAAGAACTGGGGCTGATTGACGAGCTTGACTACCCTTTCTTTTTTCTCACGATCCACGACATCGTCATGTTTGCCAAAAGCCAAGGGATTCTTTACCAAGGTCGAGGTTCAGCGGCCAATTCCGTGGTCTGTTACTGCTTAGAAATCACCTCTGTCGACCCAAGACAGATCTCAGTATTATTTGAACGCTTCATCAGTAAAGAACGTGATGAGCCGCCGGATATTGATGTCGATTTTGAGCATGAGCGCCGTGAAGAAGTCATCCAATACATCTACAAAAAATACGGTAGAGAACGCGCAGCACTTGCCGCAACGGTCATTTCATATCGCTTCAAAAGTGCAGTAAGAGATGTCGGCAAAGCTTTAGGGCTACAAGAAACTCAGCTGGATTACTTCATAAAGAACACCAACCGCAGAGACAAAAGCTTAGGTTGGCAGGCTCAATTAACTCAATTGGGGCTGCAACCGGACTCTTTGAAAGGTCAGCAATTTATCCATTTAGTTAATGAGATCATCGGCTTTCCACGTCACTTATCTCAGCACGTTGGTGGCTTTGTGATCTCTTCTGGGCCTTTGTACGAATTGGTTCCCGTCGAGAATGCAGCTATGCACGATCGAACCATCATTCAATGGGATAAAGATGATCTTGAAACCTTAGGGCTGCTTAAAGTCGATGTACTCGCGCTTGGTATGCTTTCTGCGATTCGTAAGTGCTTCGACCTGATCAAACGCATTCACGGGCGATCACTCACCATCGCAGAGATCACTCGCCTCAAGGACGATCCTCAGGTTTATGGCATGATTCAACGAGCAGACACGGTCGGTATATTCCAAATTGAGTCACGCGCGCAAATGAGCATGCTGCCAAGGCTCAAACCAAGGACTTATTACGACTTGGTGATTCAAATCGCTATCGTACGCCCTGGGCCTATTCAAGGCGATATGGTTCACCCATTCTTAAAGCGTCGAGATGGTATTGAGCCAATCAGCTATCCATCTAAGGATGTTAAATCGGTACTGTCGCGCACCTTAGGTGTGCCGATATTCCAAGAACAAGTGATTAAGCTCGCGATGGTGGCAGCAGGGTTTACAGGTGGAGAAGCGGATCAACTCAGACGCGCCATGGCGGCTTGGAAGAAAAATGGTAACGTCTTTAAGTTCAAAAACAAGCTCATCGAGGGCATGCAAAATCGCGGTTATGAGACAGAGTTTGCTGAGCAGATATTTAAACAAATATGTGGTTTTGGTGAATACGGCTTTCCAGAAAGCCATTCCGCCTCATTTGCCGTTTTAGCCTATTGCTCAGCTTGGTTGAAATGTTACTACCCAGAATGTTTCTACGCGTCTTTGCTCAATAGCCAACCCATGGGCTTTTATAGCCCTTCACAGTTGGTACAAGACGCACAACGACACAATGTGGCGATTCTTCCAGTATGTGTGAACACCTCACAAGACAACCACATAGTCGTTGAACATCAGAATGGTTTAGCGATTCGCTTAGGGCTACGACAAATCAAAGGCCTAAGCGAACATGGCATTCAGAGTATTCTCGCCAATCGCCCACGCTCCGGTTATCGCCATCCGAGTCAGGTTAAGCAACTATCGATCAATAAAAAAGACATCGAACTGCTCGCCTCGGCCAATGCGCTACACAATGTTTCCGGTGATCGTTTCCAAACTCGTTGGGCACTGATGGATTCAGCATCTGACTTACCGTTATTTAGTCAAGTTCACGACGACATAAAACACTCACTTCATCAACCCAGTGAAATGCAAAATTTATTAGAGGATTTCAGTAGTGTCGGGATTTCGCTAAATAAGCACCCTATCACCTTACTAGAAGAAACGAATCGATTAGGCCGCTTCACACATATGAAAGACTTAAAACAACAAAGACATAAATCCATGGTCACGGTTGTTGGTTTAGTCACTGGTAAGCAGTCACCCGGCACCGCAGCCGGTGTCACCTTTGTCACATTAGAAGATAACACGGGCAATATTAACGTTGTGGTATGGGGAGCCACCGCACGCGCACAGCAACAAGCTTATCTGACAGCGAAGGCTTTAAAGGTGCAAGGGGTCTTAGAGAAGGAAGGCGAAGTCGTGCATGTGATTGCTGGGAAGCTCATCGATATTACCGATGAAATTGTTGGTTTGAACACCAAGTCCCGAGATTTTCATTAA